The DNA segment CAGCACTTCGCCGATCTTGGGCTTGGGAACGAGCGTCGCAGTCGATGCCATGGTTATCTAGCGCCTCCAGGGAAGTACGCGAATCCGGATGTGGAACCCTGGGGGGCGGCAAGCGACGCGAACACGATGCCACGTGCGCCGGCTGCCGGATATATACCCCAGGCCAGGGCCCGCCCGCCGTCGGGCAAGAACTGTAAAGTCGGATTTACATTGTCGTCGCCGCCGCTGGTCAGCGCCTCGGGGGCCGACCAGGCGTCCCCCCGCGTGGCGAGGGCCAGTTGCAGCGGGTCGTCCGGGCCGCCGCGGCGCCAGCCGAAGGCGAGCGCGATGCGCCCGTTGCGATCGACGGCGAGCGCCGGATTGATGGCCTGCCCGGACAGGCCCAGCGACTTCGGTGCCGACCAGGCGCCCGAGGGGCCGCGGGAGACCTCGTAGAGTTGCGCCGAGCGGTGCGCCACGACATGGAGGCGCCCGTTGGCCGAGGCGATCGCGGGATCGCCCAGATGCGTGGCCGCCACCCGCGCCTCGTACCAGTTGTGGCCGTCGGCGCTCTCGGCGACCACCAGGCCGTCGGAACTGCGGTAGGTGAGCGCCCAGCCATGCGGCGTCGCCGTCACGGCCGGCTCGGAGACCATCGCGCCCGGCACGTTCAGGCGCTCGGGAGCGCTCCACCCCGTACCGGTCTGATCGCAGACGTACAACGCCCATGTGGGCACCTCGCGGTTGGAGGCGAAGATCACGTGGAAGCCCCGGCTGTCTGCAAACAACGCCGGGTCGATGTCCGAGAGGGCGCCAGGCTGGACCGCCGCCGCGGGCGTCCAGGAGGCGCCGTCCCTGCTGGTCGCGAAGTAGATATGCTTGTTGCCGAGCTTCTCGGAACCGTACGCCACGCCCCAGGTGCCGTCGGCGGCCCGGTACAGCGACGGCGTCTTGGGGCCCTCGGGACCGAACGAGACGGCCGCCGCCTGCTGCCCGCCGACCGTCGGCAAGCTCGCGGGCGGCCTGGTGCCGGGTCCCTGACCGGGAGCGCCGGGCCCGAACGGCGCCTCGGCGCCGCAAGCCGACAGCGCCGCCGTGGCCACGGCGGCGATGAAGATGCGGCGAAACAGAGACATGACCTCTAGTTGGAGTTATCCGGGGGCCCAAACGAAGCCTTGCTAAAGGCCGGGTTAAAGTTCCACTATGAATGGGACCATGCGGACACTTCATGAACTCGGCGAAACCGGCGCGATCGCCCTGATGAGCGAGATCCTTGCCGGAGGGCGCCTGCCTCCCGGCTGGCTGGGCCCCGGAGACGATACCGCGATCACCGATCTGCCTGCCGGGATGCGGGTCTTGACCACCTGCGACGTGCTCGTGGAAGGGATCCACTTCCGCCGCGAGACCGCCCCGCCGGAGGATCTCGGCTGGAAAGCCCTGGCCGTCAACGTGTCGGACATCCACGCGATGGGCGGCACCGCGGCCTGGGCGGTGGTGGGCCTCTGCCTGCCGTCGGAGCTGGCCGCCGACTGGCTGGCGGGCCTCTACCGAGGCCTGGCCGCCGCCGCCGCGGCCTACGACGCCCCGGTGGTGGGCGGGGACACCGGTGGCTCGACCGGCCCGATCGCCCTGTCGGTCACGGTGGTCGGCTACACGCGGCAACCTCGCCTGCGCGCCGACGCCCGACCGGGCGACGTCCTGATCTCCACCGGCCCGCACGGCCTCTCGCGCGCCGGCCTCTGGGCGCTGGAGCACCCCGGGGTCGACCTGCCGCTGGATCTGCGCATCCGGGCCGAACGCCACCACAACCGACCCGAGTTGCCGGGCGCCCGCGCCGCGCTCACCGACCTGCCGCGGGCGGCCCTGCTGGACGATTCCGACGGGCTCGGCACGTCGTGCCGGCTGCTGGCCGAGGCGTCGGGCGTGGCGCTGCACCTCGCGCCTGGCCGCGTCCCGATCGATCCGGTCGCCCGCGCGATCGCCGCGGCGGCCGGCGCCGATCCCCTGGCTTGGGCGCTATGGGGCGGCGAGGACTACGGCCTGGTCGCCGCCGTTCCCGCCGGCACGCCGCTGTTCGACGGCTGGCACGTCATCGGGGACGTGCGCGCCGGCGCCGGCGTCTACATGGACGGCGAGCCGCTGCTGGGGATGCCGTACCGGCATTTTTGAAGCACATGACGCCGGCACGGAGGCCGGCGCCACTGGGCCGGCGCCACTGGGCCGGAGCTACCGGGCCGGCGCCACTGGGCCGGCGCCACTGGGCCGGAGCTACCGGGCCGGAGCTACCGGGCCGGCGCCACTGGGCCGGAGCCACTGGGCCGGAGCCACTGGGCCGGAGCTACTGGGCCGTCGGAGCCCGTCCGTTGGCGAAGCGCACCCGCAGCAGGCATTCGCCCGTGTTGTTGAGCTGCTCGGCGACCACGTACATCTCCAGTTGCTTGAGCACGCTTTCCAGCGAAAGCGAGGGCTCGTGGAAGGTGCGGCGCATGAGGACTTCTTCGTTGCGATGTACTTCGGCTTCGATCATGGCGTTACCGCTCCCTTCGGCCTGGAAGCGCTCCTTGGCACAGAGGGTAGGGCGGCGCCGTGCGGAAGCGTGCGGCCGAAATGTTCAAAAAAGACGTGGTAGAATGGGCCTTTGCTTTGTTCGCCTAGACAAGGAATCCGGATGTCCTCGGACAAGGAAAAGGCGCTCGAGCTGGCGATAGCGGGTATCGAGAAGCAGTTCGGCAAGGGCGCCATCATGCGGCTCGGAGAGAGTGGCCGCTTCCGCGTCAGCACCATTCCCACCGGCATCCTCCCGCTCGACCTGGCCTTGGGCGTGGGCGGCCTGCCCCGCGGTCGCGTCGTCGAGGTCTACGGCCCCGAGTCCTCGGGCAAGACCACGGTCGCCCTCACCGTCGCGGCACAGGTGCAAAAGGCGGGGGGAATCGCGGCATTCATCGACGCCGAGCACGCCCTGGATCCTGTCTACGCCCGCAACCTGGGCGTGGACGTGGACGAGTTGCTCGTCTCGCAGCCCGACACCGGGGAGCAGGCGCTGGAGATCGCCGAGCACCTGGTGCGCAGCGGCGCCGTGGATGTCGTCATCGTGGACTCCGTGGCCGCCCTGGTGCCCCGGGCCGAGCTGGAGGGCGAGATGGGCGACGCCCACGTCGGGTTGCAGGCGCGCCTGATGAGCCAGGCCCTGCGCAAGCTGACCGCGGCCATCTCGAAGTCCAACGGCATCGTCATCTTCATCAACCAGCTGCGCGAGAAGGTCGGCGTGATGTTCGGCAACCCCGAGATCACCACCGGCGGCCGGGCGCTGCGGTTCTACGCCTCGGTGCGCATCGAGGTCCGCCGCATCGAGACCCTCAAGCGCGAGGGCCTGGAGATCGGTAACCGGGTCAAGGCCAAGGTGGTCAAGAACAAGTTGTCGCCACCCTTCAAGGTGGCCGAGTTCGACCTGCTGTTCGGCAGCGGCGTGTCCCGCGAGGGTTGCCTGCTGGATATGGGCTGCGAGCACGGCATCCTCACCCGCAACGGCTCGTGGTTCGCCCTGGATGGCGAGCGCCTGGGCCAGGGGCGGGACGCCGCCCGCGAATTCCTGCGCGAGCATCCCGACGTGGCCGCCCGCATCGAGGGCCGGATCCGCGAAAAGGCCCTCCCCGCCCCCGCCGACGATGCGGCGCTGGCCGAGGCCTAGCGCGTGAGCTACAACCTCTTGCAGCTCCTGGTGGCGCTCGTGGCGATCGTCGCCGTGGGCGGGGTGGTCGGCGGCGCGGCCTTCCTGGCGTTCCGCCGGCAGGCCGCCGCGGCCATCGCCGAGGCCACCCGCGAGCAGGAAGCCGTCCGGGCGAGGTACCTGCAGGAAGCGGAGAGCGCCCAGCGCGCCGCCCTGCAACTGGCCCGCGAGGAGGCGCAGCGCATCCGCGAGGACGAAGAGAAGCGCCTGCGCGAACAGGCCGACGAGCTCCGCAACCGCGAGCGCCGGCTCGAGCAGCGGGAATTCCAGCTCGACCAGAAGCACGAGACGCTCGAGGCCAAGCTCACGGAGGTCCGCACGAAGGAAGACGACCTGGCGGCCAGGCAGCAGGCCGTGGTGGAGGCCCGCGACCGGCACCTGGTCGAGCTGGAGCGCATCGCCGGCCTGAGCCGCGACGAGGCCCGCGACCAGTTGCTGACGCGCCTGGACGAGGAACTGGCCCGCGAGGTGGCCCTCAAGGTCAAGTCGGCCGAACAGGACGCCAAGGAGCAGGCCGAGAAGCGGGCGCGGGAAATCGTCACGACGGCCATCCAGCGCACCGCCGTGGACCATTGCGTCGAGCGTACGGTCTCGGTCGTCCAGTTGCCGTCCGAGGAGATGAAGGGGCGCATCATCGGGCGCGAGGGCCGCAACATCCGCGCCCTCGAGAACGCCACCGGCATCGACCTGATCATCGACGACACGCCCGAGG comes from the Candidatus Tanganyikabacteria bacterium genome and includes:
- the thiL gene encoding thiamine-phosphate kinase, which gives rise to MRTLHELGETGAIALMSEILAGGRLPPGWLGPGDDTAITDLPAGMRVLTTCDVLVEGIHFRRETAPPEDLGWKALAVNVSDIHAMGGTAAWAVVGLCLPSELAADWLAGLYRGLAAAAAAYDAPVVGGDTGGSTGPIALSVTVVGYTRQPRLRADARPGDVLISTGPHGLSRAGLWALEHPGVDLPLDLRIRAERHHNRPELPGARAALTDLPRAALLDDSDGLGTSCRLLAEASGVALHLAPGRVPIDPVARAIAAAAGADPLAWALWGGEDYGLVAAVPAGTPLFDGWHVIGDVRAGAGVYMDGEPLLGMPYRHF
- the recA gene encoding recombinase RecA, which translates into the protein MRMSSDKEKALELAIAGIEKQFGKGAIMRLGESGRFRVSTIPTGILPLDLALGVGGLPRGRVVEVYGPESSGKTTVALTVAAQVQKAGGIAAFIDAEHALDPVYARNLGVDVDELLVSQPDTGEQALEIAEHLVRSGAVDVVIVDSVAALVPRAELEGEMGDAHVGLQARLMSQALRKLTAAISKSNGIVIFINQLREKVGVMFGNPEITTGGRALRFYASVRIEVRRIETLKREGLEIGNRVKAKVVKNKLSPPFKVAEFDLLFGSGVSREGCLLDMGCEHGILTRNGSWFALDGERLGQGRDAAREFLREHPDVAARIEGRIREKALPAPADDAALAEA